The following coding sequences are from one Fibrobacter sp. UBA4297 window:
- a CDS encoding NifU family protein → MNEEQSAKFSQKLQDIAKAPKYRGAIFQIEADEKGLALVDVKEASLKVYLMIDPECDKILETRFFTYGGPLFTALADSFCRKIQMATVDDACKITAESLEEELRDTPDVRAIPEDAVEIKQMNTLISKILLVYPEKKATAIIVREKMERIKYRTQTAEGRAEADAEWNALTKAQKIEKIEQWLHQTVRGTLQGDGGDIQILDLTDDNRLQIRYQGACAGCGSAMGGTLFYIEDELKNNVYYNLIVEPEDPLANLPQNPNLPGMDDNNPPASLF, encoded by the coding sequence ATGAACGAAGAACAAAGCGCTAAATTCTCTCAGAAGTTACAAGATATTGCTAAGGCTCCCAAGTACCGAGGGGCGATTTTCCAGATTGAAGCCGACGAAAAGGGACTCGCCCTCGTCGATGTGAAGGAAGCGAGTCTCAAGGTCTATTTGATGATTGACCCGGAATGCGACAAGATTCTGGAAACGCGATTCTTTACGTACGGCGGGCCGCTCTTTACCGCCCTTGCCGATTCGTTCTGCCGCAAGATTCAGATGGCTACGGTCGATGACGCCTGCAAGATTACCGCCGAAAGCCTCGAAGAAGAACTGCGCGACACGCCGGACGTCCGAGCCATCCCGGAGGATGCCGTAGAAATAAAGCAGATGAACACGCTCATCTCGAAAATTCTGCTCGTCTACCCCGAAAAGAAAGCTACAGCAATTATCGTCCGCGAGAAGATGGAACGCATCAAGTACCGCACGCAGACCGCCGAAGGCCGTGCCGAAGCCGACGCCGAATGGAATGCTCTCACCAAGGCACAAAAGATTGAAAAAATTGAACAGTGGCTGCACCAGACCGTCCGCGGAACGCTCCAAGGCGACGGTGGCGACATCCAGATTCTAGACCTCACTGACGATAACCGCTTGCAAATCCGTTACCAGGGCGCATGCGCCGGTTGCGGCAGCGCTATGGGCGGAACGCTCTTCTACATCGAAGACGAACTTAAGAACAACGTATATTACAACCTTATCGTTGAACCCGAAGACCCGCTGGCGAACCTCCCGCAGAACCCGAATTTGCCGGGAATGGACGACAACAACCCGCCTGCTAGTTTGTTCTAA
- the glgC gene encoding glucose-1-phosphate adenylyltransferase, giving the protein MSWSYSREHQKNILCMIMAGGQGSRLQPLTRDRAKPAVHFGGTYRIIDFVLNNFINSGIFKIKVLTQFKSDSLNKHISAAWSLNASLDQYVDLVPAQMRTGDEWYRGTADAIFQNINLITDERPDLVAIFGGDHIYKMDINQMIDFHLSRAALLTIAAIPVPVEEAREFGIIEIDADNRMIGFEEKPKEPKQMPNRPGWCLASMGNYLFTSKFLVRELLKGANDGATDFGKHIIPRLYKEYPVYVYDFNTNIVRGEKASTKGYWRDVGTLDAFFEANMDLCSENPPFDLYNNYWPIRTYNWNQPPARFFAGDNESHQGAAVDSIVSAGCIIGGGTVVKSILSPGVTIQKDALVEESILFPNVTIGPGAKVRRAIVEKGLHIPAGFQIGYDLERDKQLFHVTESGIVVLAKDTIIKA; this is encoded by the coding sequence ATGAGCTGGTCTTACTCAAGAGAGCATCAAAAGAATATTCTTTGCATGATCATGGCAGGTGGACAAGGGAGCCGTCTACAGCCCCTCACCCGCGACCGTGCAAAACCCGCCGTCCACTTTGGCGGAACCTACCGCATCATCGACTTCGTCCTTAACAACTTCATCAACTCCGGCATTTTCAAAATCAAGGTCTTGACGCAGTTCAAGAGCGATTCGCTGAACAAGCATATTTCTGCAGCCTGGAGCCTGAACGCAAGTTTGGACCAGTACGTGGACCTCGTGCCCGCCCAGATGCGCACTGGCGATGAATGGTATCGCGGTACTGCCGACGCCATTTTCCAGAACATCAACTTGATTACCGACGAACGTCCGGACCTCGTGGCGATTTTCGGTGGCGACCACATTTACAAGATGGACATCAACCAGATGATTGATTTCCACTTGAGCCGTGCGGCCCTCCTCACGATTGCTGCTATTCCGGTGCCGGTTGAAGAGGCTCGCGAATTTGGCATTATCGAAATTGACGCGGATAACCGCATGATCGGTTTCGAAGAAAAGCCGAAGGAACCGAAGCAGATGCCGAACCGTCCGGGCTGGTGCCTCGCTAGCATGGGTAACTACCTCTTCACGAGCAAGTTCCTCGTTCGCGAACTCTTGAAGGGCGCAAACGACGGTGCTACGGACTTTGGCAAGCACATCATTCCGCGCTTGTACAAGGAATACCCGGTGTATGTCTACGACTTCAACACAAACATCGTGCGTGGCGAAAAGGCATCGACCAAGGGTTACTGGCGCGACGTGGGTACGCTTGACGCCTTCTTCGAAGCAAACATGGACCTTTGCTCCGAAAATCCGCCGTTCGACCTTTACAACAACTACTGGCCGATTCGTACTTACAACTGGAACCAGCCACCTGCACGTTTCTTTGCGGGCGACAACGAAAGCCATCAGGGTGCAGCCGTTGATTCCATCGTTTCTGCGGGTTGCATTATCGGTGGCGGTACGGTTGTGAAGAGCATTCTCTCGCCGGGTGTCACCATCCAGAAGGATGCTCTCGTCGAAGAATCTATCCTCTTCCCGAACGTGACGATTGGCCCGGGTGCCAAGGTGCGCCGCGCTATCGTTGAAAAGGGCTTGCATATTCCAGCCGGTTTCCAGATTGGTTACGACCTGGAACGCGACAAGCAGCTTTTCCACGTGACCGAATCCGGCATCGTCGTCCTCGCCAAGGATACTATAATTAAAGCCTAA
- the nifJ gene encoding pyruvate:ferredoxin (flavodoxin) oxidoreductase → MAKKMIACDGNEATASVAFAVSEVAAIYPITPSSPMAEHADNWSAAGKKNIWGQVPRVFEMQSEGGAAGTVHGALQAGALTTTFTASQGLLLMIPNMYKIAGELTPTVFHVTARALAMQGLSIFGDHSDVMACRQTGFAMLASSCVQECQDLALVAHASTLESRVPFMHFFDGFRTSHEVMKIEALEDGVIRNVIDEKYVKACRQRCLTPDRPTMRGTAQNPDVYFQGRETVNPFYAKVPEIVQKYMDKVASYTGRQYHIVDYVGAADAERVIISMGSSTCTIGDTVKYLNGKGEKVGLVNIRLYRPFPMEAVVAALPKTVKKIAVLDRCKEPGSAGEPLFQDALTAISEAVMAGKMAMPKMIGGRYGLSSKEFTPAMVKAIYDELAKADPKARFTVGINDDVCHTSLTIDPNFKLESDFFQAMFFGLGSDGTVGANKNSIKIIGNETDNYAQGYFVYDSKKSGSMTTSHLRFGKSIIDAPYLIGENEADFVACHHTPHLESVDMLKYAKDGATFLVNTPHSADTVWDTFPRPVQEAIIKKHLKVFVIDAYAVAAKTGMGRRINTVMQTCFFSKLGNVLDAETAIKYIKKYAEKTYAKKGMEVVQKNWDAIDASLANLFEVKVPSAVTSTKEFRAPIHGNAPKFVNEVTAEIIKGNGEQLPVSKMPCDGVFPTGTTKYEKRDLALNIPSWNPDACVQCGKCAMVCPHAAIRMKVVDESAVKNAPEGFKYTPAKGFKLEGSDKPVFAISVSSYDCTGCGVCTQACIGKDKTDTTKKAINMVPQEPIKVQEGKCWDFFVDLPEFDRTKVNKNLVKQAMLLEPLFEFSGSCAGCGETAYVRLVSQLFGDRMVVANATGCSSIYGGNLPTTPWAKNKEGRGPAWANSLFEDNAEFGLGMRLAITKHAKQALSLLEAVNVPAELKEKLTTQKQDDEAGIKAQRENVAALKAALAGATDDASVSLRDEFADYLVKKSVWIFGGDGWAYDIGYGGLDHVMATGENVNICVLDTEVYSNTGGQASKATNRGAVALFAAAGKRAGKKDLGLIAMSYKNVYVGRIALGANDAQALKVLQEAEAHNGPSLIICYCPCINHGFDLNSQLQHQKMAVDSGYWTLLRYNPALAAEGKAPLILDSKKPTIPVAEYIYTENRFKALTRTNPEVAKALADDLQKEVDARYAFYDAMSKDTEGLISL, encoded by the coding sequence GACTGCCCGTGCTCTTGCTATGCAGGGCCTTTCCATTTTCGGTGACCACTCCGACGTTATGGCTTGCCGCCAGACGGGTTTTGCAATGCTCGCCTCCAGCTGCGTCCAGGAATGCCAGGACCTCGCTCTCGTGGCCCACGCTTCTACACTCGAAAGCCGCGTTCCGTTTATGCACTTCTTTGACGGCTTCCGCACTTCTCACGAAGTGATGAAGATTGAAGCTCTCGAAGACGGCGTTATCCGTAACGTTATCGACGAAAAGTATGTGAAGGCATGCCGGCAGCGCTGCCTCACACCGGACCGCCCGACTATGCGCGGTACCGCCCAGAACCCGGACGTTTACTTCCAGGGTCGTGAAACCGTGAACCCGTTCTATGCAAAGGTTCCGGAAATTGTCCAGAAGTACATGGACAAGGTTGCTAGCTACACTGGCCGTCAGTACCACATCGTGGACTACGTCGGTGCTGCTGATGCAGAACGTGTAATCATTTCTATGGGTTCTTCGACCTGCACCATCGGTGACACCGTCAAGTACCTCAACGGGAAGGGCGAAAAGGTCGGTCTCGTCAACATCCGCCTGTACCGCCCGTTCCCGATGGAAGCCGTCGTTGCAGCCCTCCCGAAGACTGTCAAGAAGATTGCCGTTCTCGACCGCTGCAAGGAACCGGGTTCCGCTGGCGAACCGCTCTTCCAGGATGCCCTGACCGCTATTTCCGAAGCCGTGATGGCAGGCAAGATGGCTATGCCGAAGATGATCGGCGGCCGCTACGGTCTCTCTTCCAAGGAATTCACGCCGGCTATGGTCAAGGCCATCTACGACGAACTCGCCAAGGCCGACCCGAAGGCACGCTTCACCGTCGGTATCAACGACGACGTGTGCCACACGAGCCTCACCATCGACCCGAACTTCAAGCTTGAAAGCGACTTCTTCCAGGCCATGTTCTTCGGTCTCGGTTCCGACGGTACCGTGGGTGCCAACAAGAACTCCATCAAGATTATCGGTAACGAAACCGACAACTACGCCCAGGGCTACTTCGTTTACGACTCCAAGAAGTCCGGTTCCATGACCACCTCTCACCTCCGCTTCGGTAAGAGCATCATCGACGCCCCGTACCTCATTGGCGAAAACGAAGCTGACTTTGTCGCTTGCCACCATACTCCGCACCTCGAATCTGTCGACATGCTCAAGTATGCCAAGGACGGCGCAACGTTCCTCGTGAACACCCCGCACTCCGCTGACACCGTTTGGGATACCTTCCCGCGTCCGGTTCAGGAAGCCATTATCAAGAAGCACCTCAAGGTGTTCGTCATCGACGCTTATGCTGTTGCTGCTAAGACCGGCATGGGCCGTCGCATCAACACTGTGATGCAGACCTGCTTCTTCTCTAAGCTCGGTAACGTTCTCGATGCAGAAACTGCTATCAAGTACATCAAGAAGTACGCCGAAAAGACCTACGCCAAGAAGGGTATGGAAGTCGTCCAGAAGAACTGGGACGCTATCGATGCTTCTCTTGCTAACCTCTTCGAAGTCAAGGTTCCGTCCGCTGTCACCAGCACGAAGGAATTCCGCGCTCCGATCCACGGCAACGCTCCGAAGTTCGTGAACGAAGTCACTGCCGAAATCATCAAGGGCAACGGCGAACAGCTCCCGGTCTCCAAGATGCCTTGCGACGGTGTGTTCCCGACCGGTACCACCAAGTACGAAAAGCGCGACCTCGCCCTCAACATCCCGTCCTGGAATCCGGACGCATGCGTGCAGTGCGGCAAGTGCGCCATGGTCTGCCCGCATGCAGCCATCCGTATGAAGGTTGTGGACGAATCCGCCGTGAAGAACGCTCCGGAAGGCTTCAAGTACACCCCGGCCAAGGGCTTCAAGCTCGAAGGTTCCGACAAGCCGGTATTTGCAATTTCCGTGTCCAGCTACGACTGTACGGGTTGCGGCGTTTGTACGCAGGCCTGTATCGGTAAGGACAAGACCGACACCACCAAGAAGGCAATCAACATGGTGCCGCAGGAACCGATCAAGGTTCAGGAAGGCAAGTGCTGGGACTTCTTCGTCGACCTCCCGGAATTCGACCGTACCAAGGTCAACAAGAACCTCGTCAAGCAGGCCATGCTCCTCGAACCGTTGTTCGAATTCTCCGGCTCCTGCGCAGGCTGCGGAGAAACCGCTTACGTGCGTCTCGTTTCTCAGTTGTTCGGTGACCGCATGGTTGTCGCGAACGCTACGGGTTGCTCCTCCATTTACGGCGGTAACCTCCCGACCACTCCGTGGGCAAAGAACAAGGAAGGCCGCGGTCCGGCTTGGGCAAACAGCTTGTTCGAAGACAACGCTGAATTCGGTCTCGGTATGCGCCTCGCTATCACGAAGCATGCCAAGCAGGCTTTGAGCCTCCTCGAAGCCGTGAACGTTCCTGCAGAACTCAAGGAAAAGCTCACGACCCAGAAGCAGGACGATGAAGCCGGCATCAAGGCCCAGCGTGAAAACGTCGCCGCCCTGAAGGCAGCCCTCGCCGGTGCTACCGACGATGCATCCGTCAGCCTCCGCGACGAATTCGCCGACTACCTCGTGAAGAAGTCCGTGTGGATCTTCGGTGGTGACGGTTGGGCATACGACATCGGTTACGGTGGTCTCGACCACGTCATGGCAACTGGTGAAAACGTGAACATCTGCGTCCTTGATACCGAAGTGTACTCCAACACCGGTGGACAGGCCTCCAAGGCCACGAACCGTGGCGCAGTCGCCCTCTTCGCCGCCGCTGGTAAGCGCGCTGGCAAGAAGGACCTCGGCCTTATCGCCATGAGCTACAAGAATGTGTACGTGGGCCGTATCGCCCTCGGTGCAAACGACGCTCAGGCCCTGAAGGTTCTCCAGGAAGCAGAAGCTCACAATGGTCCGTCTTTGATCATCTGCTACTGCCCCTGCATCAACCACGGTTTCGATCTCAACAGCCAGCTTCAGCACCAGAAGATGGCCGTGGATTCCGGTTACTGGACACTGTTGCGCTACAATCCGGCTCTCGCCGCTGAAGGAAAGGCTCCGCTTATCCTCGACTCCAAGAAGCCGACAATCCCGGTTGCGGAATACATCTACACCGAAAACCGCTTCAAGGCCCTCACCCGCACCAATCCGGAAGTCGCCAAGGCTCTCGCCGACGACCTCCAGAAGGAAGTCGATGCTCGCTACGCGTTCTATGACGCCATGAGCAAGGATACGGAAGGCCTGATTAGCCTCTAA